Proteins from one Cydia fagiglandana chromosome 13, ilCydFagi1.1, whole genome shotgun sequence genomic window:
- the LOC134670379 gene encoding uncharacterized protein LOC134670379 isoform X2, with product MPPGKPGLVIKRHNIRIWCHDCDMARLQRVVWEGHGARLLSEVSNQPVVKKFLEAVPYLMNTIRDIHEAVIQNDLEGLIKHSGEPVTSQILSSRDANNMTVMHKAAGLGHGGILKYIAFRYPQGINDVDNDGRTPLHYAAIVRDEQHMYNTLVGLGADESVVDNKNKTPGYYINRPQEIDKNILKTLPDAPRTPSSTYPSSWDWKILDTEVIAELNKKSRRKMKASSENISSKNNTTTISETIENKAGGMKNSSTHEFIKDLPDLDDNVKPNHNNGDTNDSKLEDSQIAEETDDVTENYTEDEEKEKPEEEKAEEAPVEENANDVEDDHNNEEHKNENGKYHENDEHETKNGENETNHKQEENDEKHQEDEKNEPETQNAENTDDKTEAIEQVPDAVESREEVKDTEKAEIDEITHNASKDHESHDASENHEPHDHEHSEQNEVDETKPANQEEKTEIKDEEHDFAVENHEEHNGESQVDKHGEMTHKNNDIHENTKDTGNKSEEEVIESPKEGNNKYDHNEDDDDVQVQGDAVSEYSETNLRSTAELSDTNSAKRGNLTDGRSTQDSLIEGIVNGEAELDSQDASITQRDGSVHGDGLAVDNEIDPEVTELINNANMEMLAALVLNGEGSRLVGRRSGNSELQAFLDNVSTYMQKINKVHLAAREGNIRELQAALDRRKFAIARDSISPNGATPLHVATVFGKTNIIKYLGGRFPETLSAVDFEGRTALHYAAVLPDNGHYYNLLQQLGANAKDLDDNGRSAEEYYKTPSLLPFSQLIADFGIDEETAKEMLSDKGTDHVANGHMDIPIFRTDEGRYLAKSLGDPLIKGLTEVANVKPKDPVAFLASFLHNFPENEKPRLVTQGPPEVENEQPPPDTHAALSRSATRTATRPRPIDVITVDPRAESSPDGPEAAFSSADRDEHGQSMLHFAAARTHTRNALFQLLQESDVNLAYRDELYRTARDVSLQANVPENTAEIDRWVLHLAARGNKEKIMELFLEGYDHILDVVDDEGVPITDVVASRDSEMSNVLASIPAFEDSRDALHSAIRRGDLAAVENTLAAEGGRTLARGKSSFGRTALHVAVLAQHEEIVALLASKCPELLRFGDNLERTPLHYAMGVEKMESLSRVLIRAGAKRVLKDLKGRQPSYYFMNKSDILRLKEEEEIY from the exons AATACAATACGAGACATCCACGAGGCAGTGATCCAGAACGACCTGGAAGGTCTGATAAAGCACTCTGGAGAGCCGGTGACGTCTCAAATCCTATCCAGTCGCGACGCTAATAATATGACTGTTATGCATAAG GCTGCCGGCTTAGGCCACGGCGGTATACTGAAGTACATCGCCTTCCGCTACCCTCAAGGCATCAACGACGTCGATAACGACGGCCGCACACCTTTACACTACGCAGCTATTGTACGTGATGAACAGCATATGTACAATACGCTAGTGGGATTGGGGGCTGATGAGTCGGTTGTGGACAAC AAAAACAAGACACCTGGTTACTATATAAATAGACCTCAGGAAATCGacaaaaatattctaaaaacacTTCCTGATGCACCTCGAACCCCGTCCAGCACCTACCCGTCGTCTTGGGATTGGAAGATACTGGACACAGAAGTCATAGCTGAACTGAATAAAAAGTCGAGGAGGAAAATGAAAGCATCCAGTGAAAATATTTCTTCGAAAAATAATACAACCACCATCTCTGAAACAATAGAGAATAAGGCAGGGGGCATGAAAAATAGTAGCACGCATGAATTCATAAAAGACTTACCTGATCTAGATGATAATGTCAAGCCTAATCACAATAATGGCGATACGAATGATAGCAAATTAGAG GATTCACAAATAGCTGAAGAAACAGACGATGTAACTGAAAACTATACTGAAGATGAGGAAAAAGAAAAACCAGAGGAAGAGAAAGCTGAAGAAGCACCAGTTGAAGAAAACGCCAACGACGTTGAAGACGATCATAATAATGAAGAGCACAAAAATGAAAACGGGAAATATCATGAAAATGATGAACATGAAACTAAAAATGGTGAAAATGAAACTAACCACAAACAAGAAGAAAATGATGAAAAACACCAGGAAGATGAAAAGAACGAACCTGAAACACAGAATGCCGAGAATACTGATGACAAAACTGAAGCTATTGAGCAAGTACCCGATGCAGTTGAAAGCCGTGAAGAAGTTAAAGATACAGAAAAAGCTGAGATTGATGAGATTACGCACAATGCATCTAAAGACCATGAATCACATGATGCCTCTGAAAACCATGAACCACATGACCATGAACATTCAGAGCAAAATGAAGTCGATGAAACAAAACCTGCAAATCAAGAAGAAAAGACAGAGATTAAAGATGAGGAACACGATTTTGCTGTTGAAAACCACGAAGAACATAATGGTGAGTCACAAGTTGATAAACACGGTGAGATGACACACAAAAACAATGACATTCATGAAAACACGAAAGATACTGGTAATAAATCAGAAGAAGAAGTTATTGAATCTCCAAAAGAAGGTAATAACAAGTATGACCACAACGAGGATGACGATGATGTACAAGTACAAGGAGACGCTGTTTCCGAATACAGCGAAACAAATCTCAGAAGTACTGCGGAACTATCCGACACGAATAGTGCCAAGAGAG GAAACCTGACTGACGGAAGAAGTACGCAAGACAGTCTTATTGAAGGAATAGTAAACGGAGAAGCCGAATTGGACTCCCAAGATGCAAGTATTACACAAAGAGATGGATCAGTACACGGGGACGGGCTCGCTGTT GACAATGAAATTGACCCGGAAGTGACGGAACTTATAAATAATGCTAACATGGAAATGTTGGCAGCATTGGTTTTAAATGGAGAAGGATCAAGACTAGTTGGTAGACGTTCAGGAAATTCTGAATTGCAAGCGTTTCTAGATAATGTTTCAACTTACATG caaaaaataaataaggttcaCCTGGCAGCCAGGGAAGGTAATATTAGAGAGCTTCAAGCAGCGTTAGATCGACGGAAATTTGCCATAGCACGAGATTCTATCTCACCCAATGGTGCCACGCCTTTGCATGTAGCTACAGTTTTTggaaaaacaaatattattaaatatttaggtgGAAG ATTTCCTGAAACGCTCTCAGCGGTTGATTTTGAAGGCAGAACGGCATTACATTATGCAGCTGTATTGCCAGACAACGGtcattattataatttactgCAACAGCTAGGGGCCAATGCAAAGGACCTAGATGAT AACGGTCGTTCGGCAGAAGAGTATTACAAAACTCCGAGTTTATTGCCGTTTAGTCAGTTAATTGCAGACTTTGGCATAGATGAGGAAACAGCCAAAGAGATGCTATCGGACAAAG GTACGGACCACGTCGCAAACGGCCATATGGACATTCCCATCTTTCGGACCGACGAGGGCAGATACCTCGCCAAGT CTCTCGGCGATCCTTTGATCAAAGGGTTGACCGAAGTGGCTAATGTAAAGCCAAAGGACCCAGTGGCGTTCCTCGCGAGTTTTTTGCACAATTTTCCGGAGAATGAAAAACCACGATTAG TGACGCAAGGGCCACCCGAAGTGGAGAACGAACAGCCCCCTCCGGACACGCACGCGGCATTGTCTCGGAGCGCGACTCGCACAGCGACGAGGCCAAGGCCTATTGACGTCATCACGGTGGATCCACGGGCAGAAAGCAGTCCTGATGGGCCGGAGGCCGCATTTAGTAGTGCTGACAgg GACGAACACGGCCAATCTATGCTCCACTTCGCGGCCGCGAGGACACACACACGTAACGCACTGTTCCAGTTGCTTCAAGAGTCTGATGTCAACCTTGCCTATAGAGATGAGCTGTACCGGACTGCGAGAGACGTATCTCTGCAGGCTAATGTGCCGGAGAATACTGCTGAGATCGACCGATGGGTGCTGCATCTAGCTGCTAGAG GTAACAAGGAAAAGATAATGGAGTTGTTTCTAGAAGGCTACGATCACATACTAGACGTCGTAGACGATGAGGGAGTGCCAATAACCGATGTAGTGGCCAGCCGGGACAGTGAAATGAGCAACGTGCTTGCTTCGATACCTGCTTTCGAG GACTCACGAGACGCCCTCCACAGTGCGATACGAAGAGGAGACCTCGCAGCAGTTGAGAATACCCTGGCAGCAGAGGGTGGAAGAACACTAGCTAGAGGCAAAAGCTCGTTCGGGAGAACAGCTCTCCATGTAGCGGTGCTGGCGCAGCATGAAGAGATCGTGGCGTTACTGGCTTCCAAGTGTCCGGAGCTGCTACGGTTTGGAGACAAC TTAGAGCGCACCCCCCTTCACTACGCAATGGGAGTGGAGAAGATGGAGTCACTAAGCCGTGTCCTCATCCGAGCGGGTGCCAAGCGCGTGCTCAAAGACCTGAAGGGGCGCCAACCCTCCTACTACTTCATGAACAAGTCTGACATCCTGCGGCTCAAAGAGGAGGAGGAGATTTACTGA
- the LOC134670379 gene encoding uncharacterized protein LOC134670379 isoform X1, which translates to MPPGKPGLVIKRHNIRIWCHDCDMARLQRVVWEGHGARLLSEVSNQPVVKKFLEAVPYLMNTIRDIHEAVIQNDLEGLIKHSGEPVTSQILSSRDANNMTVMHKAAGLGHGGILKYIAFRYPQGINDVDNDGRTPLHYAAIVRDEQHMYNTLVGLGADESVVDNKNKTPGYYINRPQEIDKNILKTLPDAPRTPSSTYPSSWDWKILDTEVIAELNKKSRRKMKASSENISSKNNTTTISETIENKAGGMKNSSTHEFIKDLPDLDDNVKPNHNNGDTNDSKLEDSQIAEETDDVTENYTEDEEKEKPEEEKAEEAPVEENANDVEDDHNNEEHKNENGKYHENDEHETKNGENETNHKQEENDEKHQEDEKNEPETQNAENTDDKTEAIEQVPDAVESREEVKDTEKAEIDEITHNASKDHESHDASENHEPHDHEHSEQNEVDETKPANQEEKTEIKDEEHDFAVENHEEHNGESQVDKHGEMTHKNNDIHENTKDTGNKSEEEVIESPKEGNNKYDHNEDDDDVQVQGDAVSEYSETNLRSTAELSDTNSAKRGNLTDGRSTQDSLIEGIVNGEAELDSQDASITQRDGSVHGDGLAVDNEIDPEVTELINNANMEMLAALVLNGEGSRLVGRRSGNSELQAFLDNVSTYMQKINKVHLAAREGNIRELQAALDRRKFAIARDSISPNGATPLHVATVFGKTNIIKYLGGRFPETLSAVDFEGRTALHYAAVLPDNGHYYNLLQQLGANAKDLDDNGRSAEEYYKTPSLLPFSQLIADFGIDEETAKEMLSDKGTDHVANGHMDIPIFRTDEGRYLAKSLGDPLIKGLTEVANVKPKDPVAFLASFLHNFPENEKPRLGTQESNVLVTQGPPEVENEQPPPDTHAALSRSATRTATRPRPIDVITVDPRAESSPDGPEAAFSSADRDEHGQSMLHFAAARTHTRNALFQLLQESDVNLAYRDELYRTARDVSLQANVPENTAEIDRWVLHLAARGNKEKIMELFLEGYDHILDVVDDEGVPITDVVASRDSEMSNVLASIPAFEDSRDALHSAIRRGDLAAVENTLAAEGGRTLARGKSSFGRTALHVAVLAQHEEIVALLASKCPELLRFGDNLERTPLHYAMGVEKMESLSRVLIRAGAKRVLKDLKGRQPSYYFMNKSDILRLKEEEEIY; encoded by the exons AATACAATACGAGACATCCACGAGGCAGTGATCCAGAACGACCTGGAAGGTCTGATAAAGCACTCTGGAGAGCCGGTGACGTCTCAAATCCTATCCAGTCGCGACGCTAATAATATGACTGTTATGCATAAG GCTGCCGGCTTAGGCCACGGCGGTATACTGAAGTACATCGCCTTCCGCTACCCTCAAGGCATCAACGACGTCGATAACGACGGCCGCACACCTTTACACTACGCAGCTATTGTACGTGATGAACAGCATATGTACAATACGCTAGTGGGATTGGGGGCTGATGAGTCGGTTGTGGACAAC AAAAACAAGACACCTGGTTACTATATAAATAGACCTCAGGAAATCGacaaaaatattctaaaaacacTTCCTGATGCACCTCGAACCCCGTCCAGCACCTACCCGTCGTCTTGGGATTGGAAGATACTGGACACAGAAGTCATAGCTGAACTGAATAAAAAGTCGAGGAGGAAAATGAAAGCATCCAGTGAAAATATTTCTTCGAAAAATAATACAACCACCATCTCTGAAACAATAGAGAATAAGGCAGGGGGCATGAAAAATAGTAGCACGCATGAATTCATAAAAGACTTACCTGATCTAGATGATAATGTCAAGCCTAATCACAATAATGGCGATACGAATGATAGCAAATTAGAG GATTCACAAATAGCTGAAGAAACAGACGATGTAACTGAAAACTATACTGAAGATGAGGAAAAAGAAAAACCAGAGGAAGAGAAAGCTGAAGAAGCACCAGTTGAAGAAAACGCCAACGACGTTGAAGACGATCATAATAATGAAGAGCACAAAAATGAAAACGGGAAATATCATGAAAATGATGAACATGAAACTAAAAATGGTGAAAATGAAACTAACCACAAACAAGAAGAAAATGATGAAAAACACCAGGAAGATGAAAAGAACGAACCTGAAACACAGAATGCCGAGAATACTGATGACAAAACTGAAGCTATTGAGCAAGTACCCGATGCAGTTGAAAGCCGTGAAGAAGTTAAAGATACAGAAAAAGCTGAGATTGATGAGATTACGCACAATGCATCTAAAGACCATGAATCACATGATGCCTCTGAAAACCATGAACCACATGACCATGAACATTCAGAGCAAAATGAAGTCGATGAAACAAAACCTGCAAATCAAGAAGAAAAGACAGAGATTAAAGATGAGGAACACGATTTTGCTGTTGAAAACCACGAAGAACATAATGGTGAGTCACAAGTTGATAAACACGGTGAGATGACACACAAAAACAATGACATTCATGAAAACACGAAAGATACTGGTAATAAATCAGAAGAAGAAGTTATTGAATCTCCAAAAGAAGGTAATAACAAGTATGACCACAACGAGGATGACGATGATGTACAAGTACAAGGAGACGCTGTTTCCGAATACAGCGAAACAAATCTCAGAAGTACTGCGGAACTATCCGACACGAATAGTGCCAAGAGAG GAAACCTGACTGACGGAAGAAGTACGCAAGACAGTCTTATTGAAGGAATAGTAAACGGAGAAGCCGAATTGGACTCCCAAGATGCAAGTATTACACAAAGAGATGGATCAGTACACGGGGACGGGCTCGCTGTT GACAATGAAATTGACCCGGAAGTGACGGAACTTATAAATAATGCTAACATGGAAATGTTGGCAGCATTGGTTTTAAATGGAGAAGGATCAAGACTAGTTGGTAGACGTTCAGGAAATTCTGAATTGCAAGCGTTTCTAGATAATGTTTCAACTTACATG caaaaaataaataaggttcaCCTGGCAGCCAGGGAAGGTAATATTAGAGAGCTTCAAGCAGCGTTAGATCGACGGAAATTTGCCATAGCACGAGATTCTATCTCACCCAATGGTGCCACGCCTTTGCATGTAGCTACAGTTTTTggaaaaacaaatattattaaatatttaggtgGAAG ATTTCCTGAAACGCTCTCAGCGGTTGATTTTGAAGGCAGAACGGCATTACATTATGCAGCTGTATTGCCAGACAACGGtcattattataatttactgCAACAGCTAGGGGCCAATGCAAAGGACCTAGATGAT AACGGTCGTTCGGCAGAAGAGTATTACAAAACTCCGAGTTTATTGCCGTTTAGTCAGTTAATTGCAGACTTTGGCATAGATGAGGAAACAGCCAAAGAGATGCTATCGGACAAAG GTACGGACCACGTCGCAAACGGCCATATGGACATTCCCATCTTTCGGACCGACGAGGGCAGATACCTCGCCAAGT CTCTCGGCGATCCTTTGATCAAAGGGTTGACCGAAGTGGCTAATGTAAAGCCAAAGGACCCAGTGGCGTTCCTCGCGAGTTTTTTGCACAATTTTCCGGAGAATGAAAAACCACGATTAGGTACGCAG GAATCCAATGTGTTAGTGACGCAAGGGCCACCCGAAGTGGAGAACGAACAGCCCCCTCCGGACACGCACGCGGCATTGTCTCGGAGCGCGACTCGCACAGCGACGAGGCCAAGGCCTATTGACGTCATCACGGTGGATCCACGGGCAGAAAGCAGTCCTGATGGGCCGGAGGCCGCATTTAGTAGTGCTGACAgg GACGAACACGGCCAATCTATGCTCCACTTCGCGGCCGCGAGGACACACACACGTAACGCACTGTTCCAGTTGCTTCAAGAGTCTGATGTCAACCTTGCCTATAGAGATGAGCTGTACCGGACTGCGAGAGACGTATCTCTGCAGGCTAATGTGCCGGAGAATACTGCTGAGATCGACCGATGGGTGCTGCATCTAGCTGCTAGAG GTAACAAGGAAAAGATAATGGAGTTGTTTCTAGAAGGCTACGATCACATACTAGACGTCGTAGACGATGAGGGAGTGCCAATAACCGATGTAGTGGCCAGCCGGGACAGTGAAATGAGCAACGTGCTTGCTTCGATACCTGCTTTCGAG GACTCACGAGACGCCCTCCACAGTGCGATACGAAGAGGAGACCTCGCAGCAGTTGAGAATACCCTGGCAGCAGAGGGTGGAAGAACACTAGCTAGAGGCAAAAGCTCGTTCGGGAGAACAGCTCTCCATGTAGCGGTGCTGGCGCAGCATGAAGAGATCGTGGCGTTACTGGCTTCCAAGTGTCCGGAGCTGCTACGGTTTGGAGACAAC TTAGAGCGCACCCCCCTTCACTACGCAATGGGAGTGGAGAAGATGGAGTCACTAAGCCGTGTCCTCATCCGAGCGGGTGCCAAGCGCGTGCTCAAAGACCTGAAGGGGCGCCAACCCTCCTACTACTTCATGAACAAGTCTGACATCCTGCGGCTCAAAGAGGAGGAGGAGATTTACTGA